DNA sequence from the Dethiosulfovibrio salsuginis genome:
AGGATCTATCTTCCCCCACACCACCCAGACGCAACCTGCCATCAACGCTGCCAGACAACAACACCACGCTATCCATCCTTTTCTGGACATGTTTTCGTTCCTACCCCCTTCACTGCCTCAACCGTCGAGGTCCCGTAATATGCCGCTAAGACGAGCCCCCCAAACCACTGGAGAAGATCTTTCAGGTTCATGGGAAGATCCTGTCCCGTCCAAAGGCTCCAGAGAATGGAGAGCCCTACCAACCCGGCAGCGAAGATAGCCAGCGGTTTTCGAAGCGGCCATTTCGCTACACCCACTCCATCACCCCCTGAGCAATCGCCTTTGCTATCCTTCTGCGACCGTGAGTAGTCTCCAGGTGATCCCGCCGATTTTCCGGGTTCGAGATAAACGCTGCCTCTACGAGCACCGCAGGCATGGAGGTGCCTCGAAGGACTCCCAGATCTCCACGGGGCTTTATTCCTCGATCTCGAAGCCCAGGGATATCACGCAGAGCCCCCCAGATATGACCGGCGAGATCCCTGCCTCTAGCCGATCCGGGGAAAATCAGGAGCTCCATGCCGTGAGCCTGTGGAGAGCTGGCAGCGTTGCAATGAATAGAAAGAAACAGGTCAGCTTTCCACGTGTTTGCTAGTCGACATCGATCGCCAATCGTGATGAAGACGTCCGTTTCTCTGGTCATCAGGACACTGTGTCCTCCATCCACCAGTTCATCCCGCAAAAAAAGCGAGATGGCCAACGCCACCTCGCTCTCTCGAAGCTGTCCTCCTACGGCCCCTGGGTCTTTGCCACCATGTCCAGGATCTATGGCTATCCTCATCAGATCATCCCCTTAAAATCACTTGCGTCACCTGCATAGTGCGGATAAAGCACAAAGTGCAGAAACGTCGCCAATCGATACGGCCAGGGCATAAAAAAAGCCAAGCCGATTTCAGCTACGAAACCGGCCTGGCAAATTATCTTAATATGGCCTGGCGACGCCTCCGGCCAACGCCATGTCCACCTGGGTACCTTCACCGGCCCC
Encoded proteins:
- a CDS encoding N-acetylmuramoyl-L-alanine amidase family protein, with the translated sequence MRIAIDPGHGGKDPGAVGGQLRESEVALAISLFLRDELVDGGHSVLMTRETDVFITIGDRCRLANTWKADLFLSIHCNAASSPQAHGMELLIFPGSARGRDLAGHIWGALRDIPGLRDRGIKPRGDLGVLRGTSMPAVLVEAAFISNPENRRDHLETTHGRRRIAKAIAQGVMEWV